One Brassica oleracea var. oleracea cultivar TO1000 chromosome C7, BOL, whole genome shotgun sequence genomic window carries:
- the LOC106304321 gene encoding uncharacterized protein LOC106304321, whose translation MIDRECYLLVCLIVFMNFVPCYSHERFDGKTLYAGKELWKETLPFQSGSRVYRLEGLKSNSWYEVKISYPASIPALFSLQLLRDGEVGLKLNQMRRLLNTEKLIFKSESFENKEGLYVLVTVEPEGIVAIPNFKERSFIIYNIVCEEQLLGIAYSCWSVVVLIVLCLVVALVLPRFLPSHLLFKDGDRDR comes from the exons ATGATCGATAGAGAATGCTATTTGCTCGTCTGTCTTATCGTATTCATGAATTTTGTTCCTTGCTATAGCCATGAAAG GTTTGATGGAAAAACTTTATATGCTGGGAAGGAACTATGGAAGGAGACTCTGCCATTTCAATCTGGTTCTCGAGTTTACAGATTAGAAGGGCTTAAATCAAATTCTTGGTATGAAGTCAAGATCTCGTACCCAGCTTCT ATCCCGGCTCTGTTCTCTCTGCAACTATTGAGGGACGGTGAAGTGGGTTTGAAGCTTAACCAGATGAGGAGATTACTCAACACTGAGAAGTTGATCTTCAAGTCCGAAAGTTTTGAAAACAAG GAGGGATTGTATGTTTTGGTGACGGTTGAACCTGAAGGAATCGTAGCTATACCTAATTTCAAAGAACGGTCTTTCATCATTTACAATATAG TTTGTGAAGAACAGCTACTAGGAATCGCATACTCATGCTGGTCAGTGGTGGTTTTAATAGTATTGTGTCTGGTGGTTGCGCTGGTTCTTCCCCGGTTTCTCCCATCTCATCTTCTATTCAAAGATGGAGATCGTGACCGTTAA
- the LOC106302862 gene encoding uncharacterized protein LOC106302862 produces the protein MVTRGKDGIRKPNPRYVLHTVKSSPREPKSIAEALQHPGWNESMVEEVDTCAETKTWSLVPRPADAHVLGCRWVHKIKLNEDGTVGRLRSRLVAKGNEQEEGIDFLETYSPVVITATVRLVLHTTTVNKWKIRAAELSWIADLLQELGYSPTKLAAVFCDNLSAVHLTANPVLHKKSKHFAIHYHFAREQVAKGALVVHHILAASQTADVFTKSLPKATFYFLRSKLGVEAYPTTSLRGDISVAQISPAQPQLQISQKPIKESQRSQHQDRASTVQNRVQVCVSSSTGKQPLQLCNRYALLSCC, from the exons ATGGTTACCAGAGGAAAGGACGGCATTAGGAAGCCTAACCCTCGTTATGTTCTTCACACAGTCAAAAGCAGTCCAAGAGAACCCAAATCAATAGCTGAAGCATTACAACATCCCGGATGGAATGAGTCTATGGTAGAAGAAGTTGATACATGCGCAGAAACAAAGACTTGGAGCTTAGTTCCACGTCCAGCTGATGCACATGTCTTGGGTTGCAGATGGGTTCACAAGATAAAACTAAATGAAGATGGAACGGTTGGGAGGCTGAGATCAAGGTTGGTTGCTAAAGGAAATGAACAGGAAGAAGGAATAGATTTTCTTGAAACATATAGTCCGGTGGTTATAACGGCAACTGTGAGGCTTGTTCTACATACAACAACTGTCAATAAGTGGAAGATAAG AGCGGCTGAGCTCTCCTGGATAGCGGATCTTCTTCAGGAGCTGGGCTACTCTCCAACAAAGCTTGCGGCAGTCTTCTGTGACAATCTGTCTGCTGTTCACCTAACGGCAAACCCAGTTCTTCATAAGAAGTCTAAACACTTCGCTATTCACTATCATTTTGCGCGAGAACAAGTAGCAAAAGGTGCTTTGGTGGTACATCACATTCTTGCAGCATCTCAGACAGCAGACGTCTTTACCAAGTCATTGCCAAAAGCTACATTCTACTTTTTACGCTCCAAACTCGGTGTTGAAGCTTACCCCACCACGAGTTTGCGGGGGGATATTAGCGTGGCCCAGATAAGTCCAGCCCAGCCACAACTTCAGATATCTCAAAAGCCCATTAAAGAGAGTCAAAGGAGTCAACATCAGGACAGAGCTTCAACGGTTCAAAACAGAGTTCAAGTCTGCGTTTCCTCTAGTACGGGAAAGCAACCATTACAGCTGTGTAATCGATATGCTCTTTTGTCTTGTTGCTAG